The window ACGCTTATTAGTAGAGTGGACTCACAATCTAAAATATTACTTTATGAGGTGCTCTTTATGTTATATTTAGGAATTGATATTGCCAAAAATAATCATGTTGCTTCTTTAATTAACGAAAATGGAAAGACTCTTTTTAAAGCTTTTTCTTTTTCTAACACTTCAGATGGTGGAGAAGCTTTGCTTTCCAAATTAAATTCTTTTTCTAGTAATAACTCTGATTTTACTGTTGGTATGGAAGCTACAGGTCATTACTGGTTAGCTTTGTATTCTTTTCTTTATGACAATGGATTTACCATTTATGTCATTAATCCTATTCAAACAGATGGTTGGCGAAAGGGAACTGAGATCCGTAAAAGAAAAACTGATATTATAGATTCTCTTTTAATTGCTGACCTCATCCGCTATGGTTCTTTTGTGGAAACATCTCTTTCCAACGAAGATATGTTTTCTCTTAGAAATCTAACACGTTTTCGCTCATACCTAATTCAATCTATTTCCGATTTGAAAAGAAAGGTAATCAGTGTTCTAGACCAAGTATTTCCCGAGTATCAAGCCATCTTTTCTAATATTTTTGGTAAAACCTCTAAAGAACTTTTGTTACAATTCTCCTCTCCTATTGACTTTGAAGATATTTCTACTGACTCTTTAGCTGAATTGATCAATAAATTAAGTCGTAAGAGATCTGGAGACATTAAAGCTAATTTAATTAAATCCAAAGCTAAAAATTCTTTTGGAATTACTTTTAGCAAAGATAGCTTTACTTTTCAATTAAAGGCTCTTATCCAACAAATGAACTTTATTGAATCTCAAGTTAAAGATACAGAGAATGAAATCAATAATCTTATGTCTTTAGTTGAGTCACCTATTACTACCATTCCAGGCATTGGGAATGTAATTGGTGCTACTATTCTTGGGGAAATTGGCGATATTAATAAATTCGATTCTCCAAGAAAGTTAGTTGCTTATGCTGGGATAGATGCCGTTGTTAGTAGTTCGGATGAATTTCAAGCTACGCATGCAGTTATGAGCAAAAGAGGATCTCCTTATTTAAGGAAAGCCTTGTTTCAAGCTGCTTTAGTAGCTTCTTTTAATGATCCTGTATTAAATGCTTATTATCTTAAGAAACGAGGTGAAGGTAAACATCACCTTACTTGTATTGGTGCCGTTTCAAGAAAAATGTGCAATATCATTTATGCTGTGCTTAAAAATCAGTGCCCTTATGAAGTAAGATTAAATGAGTAATATCTACTTTTTCCTACTTTTAAATATTACCTTTTAAAGCTTGTTATTTACAAGTCTTATTTGTTGTGCCTATTTTAAATATTAAAAACCTAAAAATTATTTTATTTTATTGCTTGACTTTTTATAGTTGGTCTTTCACTTTTGTTAATTTTTTTATTTTGCTAAATCCTAACTTTATAAAACCAAATATCTTGCTTCCAATCATATTGATTCCTTCAAATATTGATAAATACAAGAGTTCAATTGTTGAATAAAGTAAGGCTATAATTAGAATTATGATTAATAAATATGAAATGTTTTCCATTAATAAATTTCTAGGAAGGAATGAGTTAAAGGAAATTAATTCTTTTAAATTCTTATCTATAAATAAAATATTTATTATATTTACTGTTAAATTTAATGATAGTACTATCATTAAAACTCTAATAACCATTTTTACAATTTCTTTTATATTGCTTACTCTTCTTTTATAAAATTTCTTTAACATATTTCACCTTCCTTCCTTTTAAATTAATATTTCAAATCTTTTTCTTCTTCAAACCCTTTATTATCAGTAATTTCTTGAATCTTCTTTTCTGCTATTTCTTCTGCTATTTCTTCTGCTTTTTCTTCTATTGCTTCTTCTGTTGTAAATAGCAATTTACCTGATAACACACTTTCTTGAATAAATTCATTATGTTTTTCTTCAATCCATTCTTTATAGTCTTTTCCTTCAGCCTTTAATATTTGTTGAACTACAGCTTTAGGATTTTTTCTTCTACTCATTATCAACTTCCTTTCCTATCTACTATACTCCTTTTCTTTTTTCCTTTTTTTAGAGTAAGCAGTCATTTCTCTTTCTAGCTTTATTTTTGTCTCTTCCTTAATGGTTTTTTGTTTCTTAATATCTTTATAGTATTCATTTTTATTAGTCATTTTTTCTAAATTATATTTCTTGGCTAGATATTCGGGTATTGGTCTTTGAAGGATAAAATATGAATAGGCATATCCTTTTTTGTATCTAGTTTCTTTTTTATAAATTTTAAAATCTTCTGGTATTGTGTGAGTATTATTTATGCTTTCTAGAGAGTACCCTATG is drawn from Tissierellales bacterium and contains these coding sequences:
- a CDS encoding IS110 family transposase, translated to MLYLGIDIAKNNHVASLINENGKTLFKAFSFSNTSDGGEALLSKLNSFSSNNSDFTVGMEATGHYWLALYSFLYDNGFTIYVINPIQTDGWRKGTEIRKRKTDIIDSLLIADLIRYGSFVETSLSNEDMFSLRNLTRFRSYLIQSISDLKRKVISVLDQVFPEYQAIFSNIFGKTSKELLLQFSSPIDFEDISTDSLAELINKLSRKRSGDIKANLIKSKAKNSFGITFSKDSFTFQLKALIQQMNFIESQVKDTENEINNLMSLVESPITTIPGIGNVIGATILGEIGDINKFDSPRKLVAYAGIDAVVSSSDEFQATHAVMSKRGSPYLRKALFQAALVASFNDPVLNAYYLKKRGEGKHHLTCIGAVSRKMCNIIYAVLKNQCPYEVRLNE